The region AGGTAAGTTTGGCGGCGATGCTTTTGCTGATGCGGATCCCATGGAGAAAGAATTCTTCTGTGGCGACCGTATCTCCGGACGACAACGTCCCTTGCAAAAATATGTTCAATGGTGAGACGTTACGGCAGTGAAGCGGAAGAATCCGTTCACCACGTTCATCTGCTCGAAAGATGTGATCGCAGACCACGAGAAGTGATACATATCTCATTCTCAGGCGGCTGCGGGCGAATGGCTGAAATACAATCCATTTTGGCGGGCGAGCGGCGACACGGTGCATTGTTTGGCTACCGGTTCTTACCCGAAGCGATTTCACGCTTCTCAGTATTCTGCCGGACCACGCATCCAGAGACGTGGTTGCCAACTTGCCGAACGCCACGGCGTTGCCCGTGACGGTGGAAATGGCGATCGGTGATAACTTTAACGACGTCGAAATGCTCGAATTCGCCGGAACCGCGGTCGTGATGGGAAACGCCGATCCGAGTCTGCTTGAACGAGACGATCTTTTAGCAACGCTCAGCAATGACGAGAATGGAGTTGCCGCCGCTATTGACCATTTATATTCGGAAAGTCGTAGGCCGAAATCCCGAATTAACCTTTCGGTCCCAATCGTGCTAACTTTTTTGTTTTGTAACAAACCTATTTTAGGAGCAAGTAATGAGCAATCGAACTGCAGTAATTGAGACCAACAAAGGAACGATAAAGTTTGAACTATTGGAACAGGACGCACCGAAAACGACCGAGAATTTTTCTGCCCCTCTTGTCCGAACGCAATTATTACGACGGCGTGATTTTCATCAGGTCATCAAGAACTTCATGATCAGGGCGGCGACCCGCTGGCGAGGGGCTACGGCGGCGAATCGGCCTGGGGCGGAAGATTTGATGACGAGATCGACTTTCGGGTTCCGATCTTTATTCGGGCGTCTACGAAAAGGGACCGTTGCAATGGCTAATGCCGGGCCGAATACCAGCGGATCGCAGTTTTTCGCCAATGCATATCGATTACCCTCTGCCCCCGAGCTGCACAAAGTTTGGCAAAGTGATCGAGGCCAGTCCGTCGTCGATGCGATCGCTGAGTTACCTGCATCCCGGCGATAAACGGTCAAACAGATCGTTATGAACCGCGTCTAGTATTGAGGAACCCGCCAGTTAATGCGGGCGGTTCTCCAGCTGTGTCTCTCGAGCCAGAGTAATAGTCGATGACGAGACTACCGGCGAGATCCGGCGCGTTTTACTGATTCTGCTCAGCGTCTCGGTAAGCGACACCGAGCGGGGAAGCAGATACGCTGGTTGAAAAGATCTTGAACATTCGGATCTTCGAAGCTCCGATGGCAAAAAATCTCTCGTTGATCGACACAAACGGCGGATTACTTGTCGTTTCTCAATTTACGCTTTATGCCGATTCGCGAAAGGGGCGCAGGCCGTCGTTCATTGATGCGGCTCGGCCCGAGGACGCGAATCGGCTGTATGAAATACTTCATTGCGAAAGCTCGAGCGGACCGAAAATGTCGAACCCGGCCGTTTTCAGGCAATGATGGTCGAGCTCGTGAACGATGGGCCTGTGACCATTATCCTCGACACCGATCAGCTAAAATGAAAAGTCTTGTAAGAATAGCAGCTTTCTCCTTCTTTGCCATCGTTTTGATTTCTTTGACCGCATGCGACCCCAAACCTGCGGCAAACAGCAGTTCGACATCTGAGGTCAAAGGTGTTGCCCCGGTCGCCGATAACGAGATCGCGGTGATCCGAAATGGAAAATACCCGGCATATGGCACGATCAAGATCGAACTCTACTCGAACATCGCCGATGGTCGCACGGTTCAAAGAGCCTCGCCCGTGAAGGTTTTTATGACAGCGTCACGTTTCACCGCATCAACCAGTCGGTGATCAAAGCGGTGATCAAATTCAAGGACAATGACCCGACCAACGACGGACAGGGCGGTTCGCCAAACCCAACGTTCCGGCGGAATTCTCGGATATACCGTATAACACCGCGATCGTAGGCGCTTTGCTCGCGGCCCAGACGTCAATTCGGCAAACTCCCAGTTTTTTATCACGCAGCGAAACGTGAGTCCGGATTTGATAACCGTTATACGGTCTTCGGTAAGGTCATTGAAGGCATGAACAATGTTCGTACCATCTCGGGCGTTCAGCCACGCGAAGGTGAACGGCCGGTCGAAGCGGTGAAGATAAAAACGATCCGTATTGAACCAAAGAGCTGAAACACGTAAAATACGCGTAGGCTCGCGTAGCTCAGTGGATAGAGCGCTTCCCTCCGGAGGAAGAAGTCGCAGGTTCGACTCCTGCCGCGAGTACCAATATTATCAATAAGTTAAGGGCATCCGACCGGATGCCCTTTGACGTTGCCACCTTACTTTCCACCTGAAAAGCCGGTCGCAATGTTTCGACCTTTCACAATTCGAAAGAAAATGTTTTTAGAAATTTTAGGCCGCGGATCATTACCCGAAGTCCGCGGCCTTTTTTCCGCCGTCGAGGTCCTTCCACCCCGCCGATGATCAGCGACGAGGTTTCTATGTATCAGCGGAAAGCGATCTTTATTTCAATCCGATGCTTCGACCGATGCGAACCGAGTCCGCTGTTGCGGCCGATATCGTCTGCAACCCGCGTTTGCGATCACGCCCGGGCTTTGCCTGACCCCGACCCGAACAACATCGCCGGGCCTCATTCCCTCGATCTTTTCCGATAGCCTGGCGACGGCTTCGGCGAGTTCTCGCCTTTCAGGATCACGTCCGCTGATAAACGCATTTTCCGATGCCCGCGAAAACGGATCGGGGGTTTCGTTCGGCCGCGAAGATCCGCCGTAGTTTGACGATGAACCGCTCGACGAGCCGGAAGATGAACCCGAACCACTTCCGCCGCCCATTGCACGGGCGCAGTACGGCCGAGACCGGCGGCACCGGCGATAACGGCAACGGTGGAATACATCGTTGCCGCGGCCCGCGTGCATCGATCCGGAAACAAAATCAGCGGGCATAAGCGGCAACCGATTCGGCGGCCTCAAAGACGGCTTTGATCGCGGCCTGAGTCGCGATACTAAAGGCCGTAGCCGAGCATCTGCAAAGCTGCCTTCGCCGAGAATTCGCCCGTTGTGAGCCATGCCACGCCCATTTGAACCAAACCGTTGACCATTCCGCCGAGCATCCCCGACAAACGCATTGACGTCCTGGTGAACCATCTGGAGCCGCTTGCTGAAAGGTCAGCATTGCGTTGGTCGCCGCATCGAACATCGGCACCAATTCACTGCCCAGGCCGGACATTATGCCGCCGTAAAGCGTACCAGGAGCCGTGGCCATTGCCGCCTCAGCATTTTGGCGGGCGATCGCCGCTCGTTCGGCTGCCCTCCGTTCCATCTCGGCACCTTCGAGGTCCCACCGCTTGTTCAAGTAATCGATGTCTTTCTTTCCAGCGTTGTTTGCGTTCGGTGTGGAGCTTTCGCTCTCCTTCCGTGGCCGCCTTTTTTTCCGATCGGCCTCGCTTTTCGCGTTTTCGGGCGAAGCGTTTCGATGTCAAGCTCAAGGATCGTCTGTTCCTGCAATGCTCAGTATGTTCATTCGTTCCGGGAACAAGCTTCTTGATGTATTCACCGAGTTTTGCTTTTGAATTCGAGCGTGTCGAGGCAGGGAATTCCTGAAAGCGTGCAACATCGGCGGCCGAACGCTTTTCGGCCTCGGCATACTCTTGAACGATCGCGAATCGCTTGCGGGCCTCAGCCGCAAAATAGGCCGTCTGGTCTTCGTAAAGCTGCCGGGCGATCCTAATGCGTTCGCGTTCGGCCTCTGCCGCTCTGCGAGCTGAATCGTCCTTCGGCGGGCGGGCGGGTTTGGCTCCGGGCGGTGTCGCCGCCGCGTTTGCCGGTGTACCGGCCTGCAATGCCCGCAGGCGATTCATTTCGCGGCGATAACGGGCGATGACGGCGTTGAACGCTTCCTCTTCACGCTGAAAGCCGGCAACTTCCTTGTTGAACGGATCGGCGGAGTCCTGAAAGCCTTTCGCGATACCCTCACCCATCGACGGCCAAGTCTGCCGCCAATGCCGACATAGGGGTCTGTAAAGCAGAGTTGATACCGGCGAAATCCTTTATCACCGATGGTTGACTGCTCGATGCCTTGCCCGATCGCTTCACCGATGGCGAAGCCGAACGAAACGCCCTGACGGGTTACATCTTCCTTTTGACTTTGGAGTGATTGGGCTATCTTCGACGAGAATTTTGATATTTCATCATAGATCGGCTGAAATGCGGTGCTTGCGGTGTCGAGTGCGATATTGCTGATTATCGACATCGCACCGCTGAAGGTCTGGGCCTGCTTCTGCATCGCCCCGCCGAAGTTAGCCCGCGAGAAATCTTCGAATGCCCGCAAAGCACTTCAGCCGACAGCTCGCCGTCCTTTGCCATTTTCTGCAATTCGGCCGCCGATTTGCCAAGCTGTTCTGAGAGTATCCGCCAGGCCGGGATGCCGCGTTCCGCGAGCTGATTCATTTCCTCGGCCGAGACCTTCCCCTTCGTTACGACCTGCGAGAACGCAAGGCTGATGCCTTCCATGCGTTCGGCCGTAAGTTCGCCGGTCGCAGCCGCCGTGTTGCCGATCTCCCGGATCAACGGAACGATGCGCTCGAGCTGTATCCCGGCACCCTGCAGCCGTTGCGACATCGATGTCAGCGATTGCAGACTGAGCGGTGTTTGCGTAGCGAGTTTGCGAAGGTCGTCGAGATGCTTTGTCGTAGCGGCGGCGTTGCCGATAAGTGTCGTGAACGCGATCCGCGACTGCTCAAGCCGTGAAGTGAAGTTGAATACGGCGGTACCGGCCTGTTCTGCACCGGCCGTTATCCGCGAAAAGGCATCTGCCGCAAGGCTGCCGCCGAAAACGGCACCCATGCCGCTCGATGACGAAGCCGCCCGCTTCGACATCCGGTCGATCGCCCGTTCGACATCGGTCAACTCGGCCTTTGCCTGTCGTCCGTCCGCCTGTATCTGATATCTGAGCTTAAAATCCATACGGCCTATTTCTTTCGCTTAAGCTTCGCTTCGCGGTTGCGAGCGGCGATATTTTCGGCCCGCATCTTGGCGCGGCCCGGTGAAACCAGAACAGGGGGCCAATTCTCGATCTCATGCGGCGGCTGACCGTATTCTTTCGCGATCTCCAGAGTCAGATACTCCGGAAATGTCTTGCCCGCTTTACCTTCGCTCTCGATCCATTGAGCTACTTCGCGGGCTGTGTTTTCCCGCCGTCA is a window of Acidobacteriota bacterium DNA encoding:
- a CDS encoding tape measure protein; this translates as MDFKLRYQIQADGRQAKAELTDVERAIDRMSKRAASSSSGMGAVFGGSLAADAFSRITAGAEQAGTAVFNFTSRLEQSRIAFTTLIGNAAATTKHLDDLRKLATQTPLSLQSLTSMSQRLQGAGIQLERIVPLIREIGNTAAATGELTAERMEGISLAFSQVVTKGKVSAEEMNQLAERGIPAWRILSEQLGKSAAELQKMAKDGELSAEVLCGHSKISRGLTSAGRCRSRPRPSAVRCR
- a CDS encoding HAD hydrolase family protein produces the protein MVANLPNATALPVTVEMAIGDNFNDVEMLEFAGTAVVMGNADPSLLERDDLLATLSNDENGVAAAIDHLYSESRRPKSRINLSVPIVLTFLFCNKPILGASNEQSNCSN
- a CDS encoding peptidylprolyl isomerase, producing MSNRTAVIETNKGTIKFELLEQDAPKTTENFSAPLVRTQLLRRRDFHQVIKNFMIRAATRWRGATAANRPGAEDLMTRSTFGFRSLFGRLRKGTVAMANAGPNTSGSQFFANAYRLPSAPELHKVWQSDRGQSVVDAIAELPASRR